The following proteins are encoded in a genomic region of Oncorhynchus kisutch isolate 150728-3 linkage group LG6, Okis_V2, whole genome shotgun sequence:
- the LOC109893118 gene encoding protein spinster homolog 1 isoform X1, with the protein MSLADPTSDTTPFFSDDSEAEGSEEPGAGPSQRREEEPASGVSSLRAVFTVIVLCFINLLNYMDRFTVAGVLPDIEQYFGINDGKSGLLQTVFICSYMFLAPVFGYLGDRYNRKMIMSVGIGFWSIVTLASSYTPKEYFWLLLLTRGLVGVGEASYSTIAPTIIADLYIKERRTQMLSVFYFAIPVGSGLGYIVGSKVDDLAGDWHWALRVTPALGLVAVVLLLFVVKEPKRGAIEARPEHTLQRTSWLGDMKALCRNPSFVLSTFGFTAVAFVTGSLALWAPAFLFRAAVFTEGRPPCVKGPCDTSDSLYFGIITVVSGILGVASGAEVSRRLRLRTPRADPLVCALGLLLSAPFLYLAIVFAQASPIATYVFIFLGETFLSMNWAIVADILLYVVVPTRRSTAEAFQIVLSHLLGDAGSPYLIGVVSDSLKQTDSYLWQFRSLQLSLLTCSFVAVGGGAFFLATALFIEKDRQRATNYAPSASIQQHYSEDYTQHTLGFGLAHPPYNPSAATSWGAPPSSLLSPISPQIVLRPNSVTPTENESNDGYESPRDEYVNEDSYEQGSGYLMVLPSVLPGTGSLRHSNQCLSSQSTDEDKEQENSGAVMKINMNVDVGKSDDSDDGSNDYVNTKENSDEGNMNVDVGKSDDSDEGSNDYVNTKENRDEEGNMNIDVEKSDDSDEEGNDYVNTKDM; encoded by the exons ATGTCTCTAGCCGACCCCACCTCAGACACCACGCCCTTCTTCTCCGATGACAGCGAGGCAGAGGGTTCAGAAGAGCCTGGTGCGGGGCCTAGCCAGCGCCGGGAAGAAGAGCCAGCCAGCGGAGTGTCCAGCTTGAGAGCGGTGTTCACTGTTATTGTCCTGTGTTTCATCAACCTGCTCAACTACATGGACAGGTTCACTGTGGCTG GTGTTCTGCCTGACATTGAGCAGTACTTTGGGATCAATGATGGGAAGTCAGGGCTGCTCCAAACAGTCTTCATTTGCAGCTACATGTTCCTGGCTCCTGTCTTTGGTTACCTGGGCGACCGGTACAACAGGAAGATGATCATGAGTGTGGGCATAGGCTTCTGGTCCATCGTGACACTCGCCAGCTCCTACACGCCCAAAGAA TATTTCTGGCTCCTGTTGTTGACGCGTGGCCTGGTGGGGGTTGGGGAGGCCAGTTACTCCACTATCGCCCCAACCATCATCGCTGACCTGTACATCAAGGAGAGGAGGACGCAGATGCTCTCTGTCTTCTATTTCGCCATTCCAGTGGGCAG TGGTCTGGGCTACATCGTGGGGTCAAAGGTTGATGACTTGGCAGGGGACTGGCATTGGGCCCTGCGG gtgacTCCTGCATTAGGACTGGTAGCGGTGGTGTTGCTGCTGTTCGTGGTGAAAGAGCCAAAGAGGGGTGCTATCGAGGCCCGACCGGAGCACACACTCCAAAGGACCAGCTGGCTGGGTGACATGAAGGCTCTTTGCAGGAA ccCCAGCTTTGTGCTGTCTACGTTTGGCTTCACGGCAGTGGCCTTTGTGACTGGCTCCTTGGCACTCTGGGCCCCGGCCTTCCTCTTCAGAGCTGCTGTCTTCACCGAAGGGAGGCCCCCCTGCGTTAAGGGGCCATGCGACACCTCCGACAG CCTATACTTTGGCATCATCACAGTTGTGTCGGGGATCCTGGGCGTGGCCAGTGGTGCAGAGGTCAGTAGGAGACTGAGGTTGAGGACGCCGAGGGCTGACCCCCTGGTGTGTGCTCTAGGACTCCTCCTCTCAGCTCCCTTCCTCTACCTCGCCATCGTCTTCGCTCAGGCCAGCCCCATCGCCACATAC GTGTTTATCTTCCTGGGAGAGACCTTCCTGTCTATGAACTGGGCCATCGTAGCGGACATCCTGCTG TACGTGGTGGTCCCCACGCGTCGCTCCACGGCTGAGGCCTTCCAGATCGTTCTCTCTCACCTGCTTGGAGATGCTGGGAGTCCTTATCTCATAGGCGTG gtGTCAGACTCTCTGAAGCAGACTGACTCGTACCTATGGCAGTTCCGCTCCCTGCagctctccctcctcacctgctCTTTTGTGGCAGTTGGGGGCGGGGCTTTCTTCCTGGCTACCGCCCTCTTCATCGAGAAGGACCGCCAACGTGCCACAAACTACGCACCCTCAG CGTCCATTCAGCAGCATTACAGTGAGGATTACACTCAGCA CACCCTAGGATTTGGCTTGGCCCACCCAccat ACAACCCCTCTGCTGCCACAAGCTGGGGTGCTCCCCCTTCCAGCCTTCTTTCACCCAT TTCACCACAGATTGTTCTGAGACCGAACTCTGTCACACCGACTGAAAATG AGAGTAATGACGGCTATGAGAGTCCAAGAGATG AGTATGTCAACGAGGACAGCTATGAACAAGGATCAGGCTACCT AATGGTGTTACCATCAGTTCTTCCTGGGACTGGGTCTCTGCGTCATTCCAACCAATGTCTAAGCTCCCAAAGCACAG ACGAGGACAAAGAGCAGG AAAACAGTGGCGCGGTTATGAAAATCAATATGAATGTCGACGTGGGAAAGAGTGATGACAGTGATGACGGCAGCAACGACTATGTCAATACTAAAG AAAACAGTGATGAGGGCAATATGAATGTCGACGTGGGAAAGAGTGATGACAGTGATGAAGGCAGCAACGACTATGTCAATACTAAAG AAAACCGTGACGAGGAGGGCAACATGAATATCGACGTGGAAAAGAGTGATGACAGTGACGAAGAAGGCAACGACTATGTCAATACTAAAG
- the LOC109893118 gene encoding protein spinster homolog 1 isoform X2 has product MSLADPTSDTTPFFSDDSEAEGSEEPGAGPSQRREEEPASGVSSLRAVFTVIVLCFINLLNYMDRFTVAGVLPDIEQYFGINDGKSGLLQTVFICSYMFLAPVFGYLGDRYNRKMIMSVGIGFWSIVTLASSYTPKEYFWLLLLTRGLVGVGEASYSTIAPTIIADLYIKERRTQMLSVFYFAIPVGSGLGYIVGSKVDDLAGDWHWALRVTPALGLVAVVLLLFVVKEPKRGAIEARPEHTLQRTSWLGDMKALCRNPSFVLSTFGFTAVAFVTGSLALWAPAFLFRAAVFTEGRPPCVKGPCDTSDSLYFGIITVVSGILGVASGAEVSRRLRLRTPRADPLVCALGLLLSAPFLYLAIVFAQASPIATYVFIFLGETFLSMNWAIVADILLYVVVPTRRSTAEAFQIVLSHLLGDAGSPYLIGVVSDSLKQTDSYLWQFRSLQLSLLTCSFVAVGGGAFFLATALFIEKDRQRATNYAPSASIQQHYSEDYTQHTLGFGLAHPPYNPSAATSWGAPPSSLLSPISPQIVLRPNSVTPTENESNDGYESPRDEYVNEDSYEQGSGYLMVLPSVLPGTGSLRHSNQCLSSQSTENSGAVMKINMNVDVGKSDDSDDGSNDYVNTKENSDEGNMNVDVGKSDDSDEGSNDYVNTKENRDEEGNMNIDVEKSDDSDEEGNDYVNTKDM; this is encoded by the exons ATGTCTCTAGCCGACCCCACCTCAGACACCACGCCCTTCTTCTCCGATGACAGCGAGGCAGAGGGTTCAGAAGAGCCTGGTGCGGGGCCTAGCCAGCGCCGGGAAGAAGAGCCAGCCAGCGGAGTGTCCAGCTTGAGAGCGGTGTTCACTGTTATTGTCCTGTGTTTCATCAACCTGCTCAACTACATGGACAGGTTCACTGTGGCTG GTGTTCTGCCTGACATTGAGCAGTACTTTGGGATCAATGATGGGAAGTCAGGGCTGCTCCAAACAGTCTTCATTTGCAGCTACATGTTCCTGGCTCCTGTCTTTGGTTACCTGGGCGACCGGTACAACAGGAAGATGATCATGAGTGTGGGCATAGGCTTCTGGTCCATCGTGACACTCGCCAGCTCCTACACGCCCAAAGAA TATTTCTGGCTCCTGTTGTTGACGCGTGGCCTGGTGGGGGTTGGGGAGGCCAGTTACTCCACTATCGCCCCAACCATCATCGCTGACCTGTACATCAAGGAGAGGAGGACGCAGATGCTCTCTGTCTTCTATTTCGCCATTCCAGTGGGCAG TGGTCTGGGCTACATCGTGGGGTCAAAGGTTGATGACTTGGCAGGGGACTGGCATTGGGCCCTGCGG gtgacTCCTGCATTAGGACTGGTAGCGGTGGTGTTGCTGCTGTTCGTGGTGAAAGAGCCAAAGAGGGGTGCTATCGAGGCCCGACCGGAGCACACACTCCAAAGGACCAGCTGGCTGGGTGACATGAAGGCTCTTTGCAGGAA ccCCAGCTTTGTGCTGTCTACGTTTGGCTTCACGGCAGTGGCCTTTGTGACTGGCTCCTTGGCACTCTGGGCCCCGGCCTTCCTCTTCAGAGCTGCTGTCTTCACCGAAGGGAGGCCCCCCTGCGTTAAGGGGCCATGCGACACCTCCGACAG CCTATACTTTGGCATCATCACAGTTGTGTCGGGGATCCTGGGCGTGGCCAGTGGTGCAGAGGTCAGTAGGAGACTGAGGTTGAGGACGCCGAGGGCTGACCCCCTGGTGTGTGCTCTAGGACTCCTCCTCTCAGCTCCCTTCCTCTACCTCGCCATCGTCTTCGCTCAGGCCAGCCCCATCGCCACATAC GTGTTTATCTTCCTGGGAGAGACCTTCCTGTCTATGAACTGGGCCATCGTAGCGGACATCCTGCTG TACGTGGTGGTCCCCACGCGTCGCTCCACGGCTGAGGCCTTCCAGATCGTTCTCTCTCACCTGCTTGGAGATGCTGGGAGTCCTTATCTCATAGGCGTG gtGTCAGACTCTCTGAAGCAGACTGACTCGTACCTATGGCAGTTCCGCTCCCTGCagctctccctcctcacctgctCTTTTGTGGCAGTTGGGGGCGGGGCTTTCTTCCTGGCTACCGCCCTCTTCATCGAGAAGGACCGCCAACGTGCCACAAACTACGCACCCTCAG CGTCCATTCAGCAGCATTACAGTGAGGATTACACTCAGCA CACCCTAGGATTTGGCTTGGCCCACCCAccat ACAACCCCTCTGCTGCCACAAGCTGGGGTGCTCCCCCTTCCAGCCTTCTTTCACCCAT TTCACCACAGATTGTTCTGAGACCGAACTCTGTCACACCGACTGAAAATG AGAGTAATGACGGCTATGAGAGTCCAAGAGATG AGTATGTCAACGAGGACAGCTATGAACAAGGATCAGGCTACCT AATGGTGTTACCATCAGTTCTTCCTGGGACTGGGTCTCTGCGTCATTCCAACCAATGTCTAAGCTCCCAAAGCACAG AAAACAGTGGCGCGGTTATGAAAATCAATATGAATGTCGACGTGGGAAAGAGTGATGACAGTGATGACGGCAGCAACGACTATGTCAATACTAAAG AAAACAGTGATGAGGGCAATATGAATGTCGACGTGGGAAAGAGTGATGACAGTGATGAAGGCAGCAACGACTATGTCAATACTAAAG AAAACCGTGACGAGGAGGGCAACATGAATATCGACGTGGAAAAGAGTGATGACAGTGACGAAGAAGGCAACGACTATGTCAATACTAAAG
- the LOC109893118 gene encoding protein spinster homolog 1 isoform X3: protein MSLADPTSDTTPFFSDDSEAEGSEEPGAGPSQRREEEPASGVSSLRAVFTVIVLCFINLLNYMDRFTVAGVLPDIEQYFGINDGKSGLLQTVFICSYMFLAPVFGYLGDRYNRKMIMSVGIGFWSIVTLASSYTPKEYFWLLLLTRGLVGVGEASYSTIAPTIIADLYIKERRTQMLSVFYFAIPVGSGLGYIVGSKVDDLAGDWHWALRVTPALGLVAVVLLLFVVKEPKRGAIEARPEHTLQRTSWLGDMKALCRNPSFVLSTFGFTAVAFVTGSLALWAPAFLFRAAVFTEGRPPCVKGPCDTSDSLYFGIITVVSGILGVASGAEVSRRLRLRTPRADPLVCALGLLLSAPFLYLAIVFAQASPIATYVFIFLGETFLSMNWAIVADILLYVVVPTRRSTAEAFQIVLSHLLGDAGSPYLIGVVSDSLKQTDSYLWQFRSLQLSLLTCSFVAVGGGAFFLATALFIEKDRQRATNYAPSASIQQHYSEDYTQHTLGFGLAHPPYNPSAATSWGAPPSSLLSPISPQIVLRPNSVTPTENESNDGYESPRDEYVNEDSYEQGSGYLMVLPSVLPGTGSLRHSNQCLSSQSTDEDKEQENSGAVMKINMNVDVGKSDDSDDGSNDYVNTKENRDEEGNMNIDVEKSDDSDEEGNDYVNTKDM from the exons ATGTCTCTAGCCGACCCCACCTCAGACACCACGCCCTTCTTCTCCGATGACAGCGAGGCAGAGGGTTCAGAAGAGCCTGGTGCGGGGCCTAGCCAGCGCCGGGAAGAAGAGCCAGCCAGCGGAGTGTCCAGCTTGAGAGCGGTGTTCACTGTTATTGTCCTGTGTTTCATCAACCTGCTCAACTACATGGACAGGTTCACTGTGGCTG GTGTTCTGCCTGACATTGAGCAGTACTTTGGGATCAATGATGGGAAGTCAGGGCTGCTCCAAACAGTCTTCATTTGCAGCTACATGTTCCTGGCTCCTGTCTTTGGTTACCTGGGCGACCGGTACAACAGGAAGATGATCATGAGTGTGGGCATAGGCTTCTGGTCCATCGTGACACTCGCCAGCTCCTACACGCCCAAAGAA TATTTCTGGCTCCTGTTGTTGACGCGTGGCCTGGTGGGGGTTGGGGAGGCCAGTTACTCCACTATCGCCCCAACCATCATCGCTGACCTGTACATCAAGGAGAGGAGGACGCAGATGCTCTCTGTCTTCTATTTCGCCATTCCAGTGGGCAG TGGTCTGGGCTACATCGTGGGGTCAAAGGTTGATGACTTGGCAGGGGACTGGCATTGGGCCCTGCGG gtgacTCCTGCATTAGGACTGGTAGCGGTGGTGTTGCTGCTGTTCGTGGTGAAAGAGCCAAAGAGGGGTGCTATCGAGGCCCGACCGGAGCACACACTCCAAAGGACCAGCTGGCTGGGTGACATGAAGGCTCTTTGCAGGAA ccCCAGCTTTGTGCTGTCTACGTTTGGCTTCACGGCAGTGGCCTTTGTGACTGGCTCCTTGGCACTCTGGGCCCCGGCCTTCCTCTTCAGAGCTGCTGTCTTCACCGAAGGGAGGCCCCCCTGCGTTAAGGGGCCATGCGACACCTCCGACAG CCTATACTTTGGCATCATCACAGTTGTGTCGGGGATCCTGGGCGTGGCCAGTGGTGCAGAGGTCAGTAGGAGACTGAGGTTGAGGACGCCGAGGGCTGACCCCCTGGTGTGTGCTCTAGGACTCCTCCTCTCAGCTCCCTTCCTCTACCTCGCCATCGTCTTCGCTCAGGCCAGCCCCATCGCCACATAC GTGTTTATCTTCCTGGGAGAGACCTTCCTGTCTATGAACTGGGCCATCGTAGCGGACATCCTGCTG TACGTGGTGGTCCCCACGCGTCGCTCCACGGCTGAGGCCTTCCAGATCGTTCTCTCTCACCTGCTTGGAGATGCTGGGAGTCCTTATCTCATAGGCGTG gtGTCAGACTCTCTGAAGCAGACTGACTCGTACCTATGGCAGTTCCGCTCCCTGCagctctccctcctcacctgctCTTTTGTGGCAGTTGGGGGCGGGGCTTTCTTCCTGGCTACCGCCCTCTTCATCGAGAAGGACCGCCAACGTGCCACAAACTACGCACCCTCAG CGTCCATTCAGCAGCATTACAGTGAGGATTACACTCAGCA CACCCTAGGATTTGGCTTGGCCCACCCAccat ACAACCCCTCTGCTGCCACAAGCTGGGGTGCTCCCCCTTCCAGCCTTCTTTCACCCAT TTCACCACAGATTGTTCTGAGACCGAACTCTGTCACACCGACTGAAAATG AGAGTAATGACGGCTATGAGAGTCCAAGAGATG AGTATGTCAACGAGGACAGCTATGAACAAGGATCAGGCTACCT AATGGTGTTACCATCAGTTCTTCCTGGGACTGGGTCTCTGCGTCATTCCAACCAATGTCTAAGCTCCCAAAGCACAG ACGAGGACAAAGAGCAGG AAAACAGTGGCGCGGTTATGAAAATCAATATGAATGTCGACGTGGGAAAGAGTGATGACAGTGATGACGGCAGCAACGACTATGTCAATACTAAAG AAAACCGTGACGAGGAGGGCAACATGAATATCGACGTGGAAAAGAGTGATGACAGTGACGAAGAAGGCAACGACTATGTCAATACTAAAG
- the LOC109893118 gene encoding protein spinster homolog 1 isoform X4, producing MSLADPTSDTTPFFSDDSEAEGSEEPGAGPSQRREEEPASGVSSLRAVFTVIVLCFINLLNYMDRFTVAGVLPDIEQYFGINDGKSGLLQTVFICSYMFLAPVFGYLGDRYNRKMIMSVGIGFWSIVTLASSYTPKEYFWLLLLTRGLVGVGEASYSTIAPTIIADLYIKERRTQMLSVFYFAIPVGSGLGYIVGSKVDDLAGDWHWALRVTPALGLVAVVLLLFVVKEPKRGAIEARPEHTLQRTSWLGDMKALCRNPSFVLSTFGFTAVAFVTGSLALWAPAFLFRAAVFTEGRPPCVKGPCDTSDSLYFGIITVVSGILGVASGAEVSRRLRLRTPRADPLVCALGLLLSAPFLYLAIVFAQASPIATYVFIFLGETFLSMNWAIVADILLYVVVPTRRSTAEAFQIVLSHLLGDAGSPYLIGVVSDSLKQTDSYLWQFRSLQLSLLTCSFVAVGGGAFFLATALFIEKDRQRATNYAPSASIQQHYSEDYTQHTLGFGLAHPPYNPSAATSWGAPPSSLLSPISPQIVLRPNSVTPTENESNDGYESPRDEYVNEDSYEQGSGYLMVLPSVLPGTGSLRHSNQCLSSQSTDEDKEQENSGAVMKINMNVDVGKSDDSDDGSNDYVNTKDM from the exons ATGTCTCTAGCCGACCCCACCTCAGACACCACGCCCTTCTTCTCCGATGACAGCGAGGCAGAGGGTTCAGAAGAGCCTGGTGCGGGGCCTAGCCAGCGCCGGGAAGAAGAGCCAGCCAGCGGAGTGTCCAGCTTGAGAGCGGTGTTCACTGTTATTGTCCTGTGTTTCATCAACCTGCTCAACTACATGGACAGGTTCACTGTGGCTG GTGTTCTGCCTGACATTGAGCAGTACTTTGGGATCAATGATGGGAAGTCAGGGCTGCTCCAAACAGTCTTCATTTGCAGCTACATGTTCCTGGCTCCTGTCTTTGGTTACCTGGGCGACCGGTACAACAGGAAGATGATCATGAGTGTGGGCATAGGCTTCTGGTCCATCGTGACACTCGCCAGCTCCTACACGCCCAAAGAA TATTTCTGGCTCCTGTTGTTGACGCGTGGCCTGGTGGGGGTTGGGGAGGCCAGTTACTCCACTATCGCCCCAACCATCATCGCTGACCTGTACATCAAGGAGAGGAGGACGCAGATGCTCTCTGTCTTCTATTTCGCCATTCCAGTGGGCAG TGGTCTGGGCTACATCGTGGGGTCAAAGGTTGATGACTTGGCAGGGGACTGGCATTGGGCCCTGCGG gtgacTCCTGCATTAGGACTGGTAGCGGTGGTGTTGCTGCTGTTCGTGGTGAAAGAGCCAAAGAGGGGTGCTATCGAGGCCCGACCGGAGCACACACTCCAAAGGACCAGCTGGCTGGGTGACATGAAGGCTCTTTGCAGGAA ccCCAGCTTTGTGCTGTCTACGTTTGGCTTCACGGCAGTGGCCTTTGTGACTGGCTCCTTGGCACTCTGGGCCCCGGCCTTCCTCTTCAGAGCTGCTGTCTTCACCGAAGGGAGGCCCCCCTGCGTTAAGGGGCCATGCGACACCTCCGACAG CCTATACTTTGGCATCATCACAGTTGTGTCGGGGATCCTGGGCGTGGCCAGTGGTGCAGAGGTCAGTAGGAGACTGAGGTTGAGGACGCCGAGGGCTGACCCCCTGGTGTGTGCTCTAGGACTCCTCCTCTCAGCTCCCTTCCTCTACCTCGCCATCGTCTTCGCTCAGGCCAGCCCCATCGCCACATAC GTGTTTATCTTCCTGGGAGAGACCTTCCTGTCTATGAACTGGGCCATCGTAGCGGACATCCTGCTG TACGTGGTGGTCCCCACGCGTCGCTCCACGGCTGAGGCCTTCCAGATCGTTCTCTCTCACCTGCTTGGAGATGCTGGGAGTCCTTATCTCATAGGCGTG gtGTCAGACTCTCTGAAGCAGACTGACTCGTACCTATGGCAGTTCCGCTCCCTGCagctctccctcctcacctgctCTTTTGTGGCAGTTGGGGGCGGGGCTTTCTTCCTGGCTACCGCCCTCTTCATCGAGAAGGACCGCCAACGTGCCACAAACTACGCACCCTCAG CGTCCATTCAGCAGCATTACAGTGAGGATTACACTCAGCA CACCCTAGGATTTGGCTTGGCCCACCCAccat ACAACCCCTCTGCTGCCACAAGCTGGGGTGCTCCCCCTTCCAGCCTTCTTTCACCCAT TTCACCACAGATTGTTCTGAGACCGAACTCTGTCACACCGACTGAAAATG AGAGTAATGACGGCTATGAGAGTCCAAGAGATG AGTATGTCAACGAGGACAGCTATGAACAAGGATCAGGCTACCT AATGGTGTTACCATCAGTTCTTCCTGGGACTGGGTCTCTGCGTCATTCCAACCAATGTCTAAGCTCCCAAAGCACAG ACGAGGACAAAGAGCAGG AAAACAGTGGCGCGGTTATGAAAATCAATATGAATGTCGACGTGGGAAAGAGTGATGACAGTGATGACGGCAGCAACGACTATGTCAATACTAAAG
- the LOC109893118 gene encoding protein spinster homolog 1 isoform X5: MSLADPTSDTTPFFSDDSEAEGSEEPGAGPSQRREEEPASGVSSLRAVFTVIVLCFINLLNYMDRFTVAGVLPDIEQYFGINDGKSGLLQTVFICSYMFLAPVFGYLGDRYNRKMIMSVGIGFWSIVTLASSYTPKEYFWLLLLTRGLVGVGEASYSTIAPTIIADLYIKERRTQMLSVFYFAIPVGSGLGYIVGSKVDDLAGDWHWALRVTPALGLVAVVLLLFVVKEPKRGAIEARPEHTLQRTSWLGDMKALCRNPSFVLSTFGFTAVAFVTGSLALWAPAFLFRAAVFTEGRPPCVKGPCDTSDSLYFGIITVVSGILGVASGAEVSRRLRLRTPRADPLVCALGLLLSAPFLYLAIVFAQASPIATYVFIFLGETFLSMNWAIVADILLYVVVPTRRSTAEAFQIVLSHLLGDAGSPYLIGVVSDSLKQTDSYLWQFRSLQLSLLTCSFVAVGGGAFFLATALFIEKDRQRATNYAPSDDEPIVVPKSGRSTRVPVSSVLI, from the exons ATGTCTCTAGCCGACCCCACCTCAGACACCACGCCCTTCTTCTCCGATGACAGCGAGGCAGAGGGTTCAGAAGAGCCTGGTGCGGGGCCTAGCCAGCGCCGGGAAGAAGAGCCAGCCAGCGGAGTGTCCAGCTTGAGAGCGGTGTTCACTGTTATTGTCCTGTGTTTCATCAACCTGCTCAACTACATGGACAGGTTCACTGTGGCTG GTGTTCTGCCTGACATTGAGCAGTACTTTGGGATCAATGATGGGAAGTCAGGGCTGCTCCAAACAGTCTTCATTTGCAGCTACATGTTCCTGGCTCCTGTCTTTGGTTACCTGGGCGACCGGTACAACAGGAAGATGATCATGAGTGTGGGCATAGGCTTCTGGTCCATCGTGACACTCGCCAGCTCCTACACGCCCAAAGAA TATTTCTGGCTCCTGTTGTTGACGCGTGGCCTGGTGGGGGTTGGGGAGGCCAGTTACTCCACTATCGCCCCAACCATCATCGCTGACCTGTACATCAAGGAGAGGAGGACGCAGATGCTCTCTGTCTTCTATTTCGCCATTCCAGTGGGCAG TGGTCTGGGCTACATCGTGGGGTCAAAGGTTGATGACTTGGCAGGGGACTGGCATTGGGCCCTGCGG gtgacTCCTGCATTAGGACTGGTAGCGGTGGTGTTGCTGCTGTTCGTGGTGAAAGAGCCAAAGAGGGGTGCTATCGAGGCCCGACCGGAGCACACACTCCAAAGGACCAGCTGGCTGGGTGACATGAAGGCTCTTTGCAGGAA ccCCAGCTTTGTGCTGTCTACGTTTGGCTTCACGGCAGTGGCCTTTGTGACTGGCTCCTTGGCACTCTGGGCCCCGGCCTTCCTCTTCAGAGCTGCTGTCTTCACCGAAGGGAGGCCCCCCTGCGTTAAGGGGCCATGCGACACCTCCGACAG CCTATACTTTGGCATCATCACAGTTGTGTCGGGGATCCTGGGCGTGGCCAGTGGTGCAGAGGTCAGTAGGAGACTGAGGTTGAGGACGCCGAGGGCTGACCCCCTGGTGTGTGCTCTAGGACTCCTCCTCTCAGCTCCCTTCCTCTACCTCGCCATCGTCTTCGCTCAGGCCAGCCCCATCGCCACATAC GTGTTTATCTTCCTGGGAGAGACCTTCCTGTCTATGAACTGGGCCATCGTAGCGGACATCCTGCTG TACGTGGTGGTCCCCACGCGTCGCTCCACGGCTGAGGCCTTCCAGATCGTTCTCTCTCACCTGCTTGGAGATGCTGGGAGTCCTTATCTCATAGGCGTG gtGTCAGACTCTCTGAAGCAGACTGACTCGTACCTATGGCAGTTCCGCTCCCTGCagctctccctcctcacctgctCTTTTGTGGCAGTTGGGGGCGGGGCTTTCTTCCTGGCTACCGCCCTCTTCATCGAGAAGGACCGCCAACGTGCCACAAACTACGCACCCTCAG ATGATGAACCAATTGTTGTACCCAAGAGCGGCAGGTCCACGAGGGTGCCAGTGTCCAGTGTTTTGATTTGA